The Centroberyx gerrardi isolate f3 chromosome 24, fCenGer3.hap1.cur.20231027, whole genome shotgun sequence genome includes a region encoding these proteins:
- the LOC139927740 gene encoding fish-egg lectin-like, which produces MKTIAAFLLVLCHLAISHAWNCNKFSGLSDVQQIDAGQGQVAATDKHNHAYLLSGSSWYRLPSDNIKHVTVGHAGIWAVDTSNYIYKLVAGKWSRVNGLLKQIDAGGNLFIAGANHINNAYCLKTSDTLGFKGVGIVSWTQMPTSLMYYSCGPYGCWGVDTSDRIYLTQSVTPSSCSNSGWTQISGALKMVEVGSDGSVFGVNASGKVYQRIGITSCVPQGTTWTQLPMSMTMKHVSYDLGKLWVVSTSGQVFQCTE; this is translated from the exons aTGAAAACTATTGCAGCCTTCTTGCTGGTGCTGTGTCACCTGGCCATCAGTCATG CCTGGAACTGCAACAAGTTCTCGGGGCTGTCTGATGTACAGCAGATCGATGCTGGACAGGGGCAAGTGGCCGCGACAGACAAACACAATCATGCCTATTTACTGAGCGGATCGTCCTGGTACAGACTGCCCTCAGACAACATCAAGCATGTCACAGTGGGACACGCAGGGATCTGGGCCGTTGACACCAGTAACTACATCTACAAGCTTGTGGCTGGCAAGTGGTCACGTGTCAATG GTTTGTTGAAGCAGATTGACGCTGGCGGTAATCTTTTTATTGCGGGAGCCAATCACATCAACAACGCCTACTGTCTAAAGACAAGTGACACTTTGGGCTTCAAGGGCGTGGGCATCGTCTCCTGGACACAGATGCCAACTAGTTTGATGTACTACAGCTGCGGCCCCTACGGATGCTGGGGAGTCGACACAAGTGACCGTATCTACCTCACACAG AGTGTGACACCGTCCAGCTGCTCCAACTCTGGCTGGACGCAGATCTCAGGGGCCTTGAAAATGGTTGAGGTGGGGAGTGACGGCAGCGTCTTCGGAGTGAACGCATCCGGCAAGGTCTACCAAAG AATTGGCATCACCAGTTGTGTTCCACAAGGGACCACATGGACACAACTCCCCATGAGCATGACCATGAAGCACGTCAGCTACGACCTGGGCAAACTCTGGGTCGTGTCCACCTCTGGTCAGGTCTTTCAGTGCACAGAGTAA
- the LOC139927738 gene encoding fish-egg lectin-like: MKTIAAFLLVLCHLDISHAWNCKEAPQLSYATQIDAGQGKVVATDKYHHAYFLSGSTWYRLPSATLKHVTVGHAGTWGVSTSDYIYKLVGGSWARASGLLKQIDAGGNLFVVGVNAGHNTYCLKTSYTLGFKGTGSVSWTRMPTNLMYYSCGPYGCWGVDTSHRVYLTRSVTPSTCASSGWTQISGLALKMVEVGSDGSVFGVNTSGQVYQRTRITSSRPQGTAWTQVPMCMTMKHVSYDLGKLWVLSNTGLVLQCTH; encoded by the exons aTGAAAACTATTGCAGCTTTCTTGCTGGTGCTGTGTCACCTGGACATCAGTCATG CCTGGAACTGCAAGGAGGCCCCACAGCTGTCCTATGCAACACAGATTGATGCTGGACAGGGGAAAGTGGTCGCGACAGACAAATACCATCATGCCTATTTCCTGAGTGGATCGACCTGGTACAGACTGCCCTCAGCCACCCTCAAGCATGTCACAGTGGGACACGCAGGGACCTGGGGCGTCAGCACCAGTGACTACATCTACAAACTTGTGGGTGGCAGCTGGGCACGTGCTTCAG GTTTGTTGAAGCAGATTGACGCTGGTGGTAATCTTTTCGTTGTGGGAGTCAATGCCGGCCACAACACCTACTGTCTAAAGACTAGCTACACTTTGGGCTTCAAGGGCACGGGCTCCGTCTCCTGGACACGCATGCCAACTAATTTAATGTACTACAGCTGCGGCCCCTACGGATGCTGGGGAGTCGACACGAGTCACCGTGTCTACCTCACAAGG AGTGTGACTCCGTCCACCTGCGCCAGCTCTGGCTGGACGCAGATCTCAGGACTGGCCTTGAAAATGGTTGAGGTGGGGAGTGACGGCAGCGTCTTCGGAGTGAACACATCCGGCCAGGTCTACCAAAG AACCCGCATCACCAGTAGTCGTCCACAAGGGACCGCATGGACACAAGTCCCCATGTGCATGACCATGAAGCACGTCAGCTACGACCTGGGCAAACTCTGGGTCTTGTCCAACACTGGTCTGGTCCTACAGTGCACCCACTAA